A window of the Lactuca sativa cultivar Salinas chromosome 7, Lsat_Salinas_v11, whole genome shotgun sequence genome harbors these coding sequences:
- the LOC128127209 gene encoding uncharacterized protein LOC128127209, producing MSLPELVTSLAQSQTQFQQETKNTFSNIQAQIGDLATALNKIEQRGRLPSQTEKNPNVSAITLRSGKTLGESNPKRVSREEEDEVIVVEPSKVEATPKEPIVPNVDQPDSSNKPIKPLVIPPPFPSRLAFSKKIEEENELFETFRKVQINIPLLNAIKQIPSYAKFLKDLCTKKRKFKANEKIQVNANVSTVIQKKLPPKCKDPGIFATPCTIGDLHVKSAMLDLGASINVMPYSVFQSLNVGPLEETGVIIQLADKSKKTPSKSSMILLGRPFMHTAHTIIDVHKGKITMEFDGETIHFNIFEGMRYPSNISPLYRVDVIEPINRISPNVCIDKIIMEDDYNPKREPQRRLDPPMMEVVKKKIIKRFKRCKEKKKAFHDKHITQKHFIPGRKVLLYHSRLKLVPGKLRSRWHGPFSVIKVFDPSVVEIKSLETN from the exons ATGAGCCTTCCAGAACTTGTCACTTCTCTTGCTCAAAGTCAAACCCAATTTCAACAAGAGACCAAGAACACTTTCTCAAACATTCAAGCACAAATTGGAGACTTGGCAACCGCTCTCAACAAGATAGAACAAAGGGGTAGACTTCCATCTCAAACTGAGAAGAACCCCAATGTGAGTGCAATAACTTTGAGAAGTGGCAAAACACTTGGAGAAAGCAACcctaaaagagtttcaagagaagaagaagatgaggttATTGTTGTTGAGCCTTCGAAGGTTGAAGCTACTCCAAAGGAACCGATTGTGCCAAACGTTGATCAACCTGACTCTTCCAACAAGCCCATCAAACCATTGGTCATACCACCTCCCTTCCCTTCCAGGTTAGCCTTTTCCAAGAAGATAGAGGAAGAAAATGAATTATTTGAAACTTTTCGCAAGGTCCAAATCAACATTCCACTATTGAATGCTATTAAGCAAATTCCAAGTTATGCAAAATTTCTCAAGGATTTATGCACTAAGAAGAGAAAATTCAAGGCAAATGAAAAGATTCAAGTCAATGCAAATGTGTCTACGGTTATCCAAAAGAAGTTACCTCCCAAATGCAAGGATCCGGGAATATTTGCTACCCCTTGTACCATTGGTGATTTGCATGTCAAAAGTGCCATGTTAGATCTTGGAGCCTCGATCAATGTGATGCCatattcggtttttcaatctctcAATGTTGGACCTTTGGAAGAAACCGGAGTAATCATTCAATTAGCAGACaagtcaa agaagaCTCCTTCCAAATCATCTATGATCCTCCTTGGAAGACCTTTCATGCATACCGCTCACACAATCATTGATGTCCATAAAGGAAAGATAACTATGGAGTTTGATGGAGaaaccattcacttcaacatCTTTGAAGGAATGAGGTACCCTAGTAACATTTCTCCATTGTATCGGGTTGAtgtgattgagccaataaacAGGATAAGCCCTAATGTATGCATAGACAAGATAATCATGGAAGATGATTATAATCCTAAGAGGGAACCTCAAAGAAGATTGGATCCTCCAATGATGGAAGTGGTCAAGAAGAAGATAATTAAAAGGTTCAAAAGGTGCAAAGAGAAGAAAAAGGCATTTCATGACAAGCACATAACCCAAAAACACTTTATTCCGGGTCGAAAAGTTCTTCTTTATCATTCGCGATTAAAGTTAGTCCCGGGAAAATTACGATCTCGATGGCATGGACCTTTTAGTGTTATAAAAGTGTTTGATCCTAGTGTGGTTGAAATCAAGAGTTTGGAAACGAACTAA